A single region of the Anaerolineales bacterium genome encodes:
- a CDS encoding tyrosine-protein phosphatase gives MSPLRRIGKIGGALIAGGILIGLRYLIARRPRTPYPPPESLIIPPKVDAALERNADGSFTIRWERPAAQTRVYVSADPDAAGLDQSAPLTVVEGVGSVTLTIPFTDQRPYVALYFDEDAHPLIVAERTLPLERGYNFRDIGGYRTAEGRHVRWGKLYRTSHFHNLSEADAAYLARLGLRWVCDLRTKREIHEYPDTLPPHAVGVRLPLLADHERGLSPRAILLNLRQLDRLLLRSYTTIILAHKAASFAAMFRALADVSNLPAAVHCTAGKDRTGISIALLLEVLGVPDETIIADYSLTNHAFAGIRVVVDENAGRLRAVGLRPDDLQPLLTADPAIMQETLTFVRERYGSIERYLTETGGLEPEVFERLRANFLR, from the coding sequence ATGTCGCCATTACGCCGTATAGGAAAGATTGGCGGGGCGCTGATTGCCGGAGGGATTCTGATTGGGCTGCGCTACCTCATCGCCCGCCGTCCGCGCACACCCTACCCCCCACCGGAATCGCTGATCATCCCGCCAAAGGTAGACGCCGCGCTCGAACGAAACGCCGATGGGTCGTTCACCATCCGTTGGGAACGCCCTGCCGCCCAAACACGGGTGTATGTCAGTGCTGACCCCGACGCGGCGGGGCTTGATCAGAGCGCCCCGCTGACTGTTGTCGAAGGGGTAGGGAGCGTTACCCTAACCATCCCGTTCACCGATCAACGCCCTTATGTGGCGCTCTATTTTGATGAGGATGCCCATCCCTTGATCGTCGCGGAGCGAACGCTCCCCCTCGAACGGGGCTACAACTTTCGAGATATTGGCGGCTACCGCACGGCAGAGGGACGCCATGTGCGGTGGGGGAAACTCTACCGCACCAGCCATTTTCACAACCTCAGCGAGGCAGACGCGGCATATTTGGCGCGGTTGGGGCTGCGTTGGGTGTGCGATCTGCGCACGAAACGGGAAATTCACGAGTACCCCGACACCCTTCCCCCCCACGCGGTTGGCGTGCGCCTCCCCCTTTTGGCTGATCACGAACGGGGCTTATCGCCGCGTGCGATTCTGCTCAATTTGCGGCAGTTGGATCGCCTGCTATTAAGGTCTTATACAACGATCATCCTCGCTCATAAAGCAGCTTCCTTCGCCGCCATGTTTCGGGCGTTGGCAGATGTAAGCAACCTTCCGGCTGCGGTTCACTGCACAGCGGGGAAAGACCGGACGGGAATCAGCATCGCCCTGCTGCTGGAGGTTTTGGGCGTCCCTGACGAGACGATCATTGCCGATTACTCGCTAACGAATCATGCTTTTGCAGGGATTCGTGTGGTGGTCGATGAGAACGCCGGACGGTTGAGGGCAGTGGGCTTGCGCCCGGACGATCTGCAACCCCTTTTGACGGCTGATCCGGCGATTATGCAGGAGACGTTGACATTTGTACGCGAACGCTACGGGAGCATTGAGCGCTATCTGACAGAAACCGGTGGGCTTGAGCCGGAGGTCTTTGAGAGGCTGCGGGCGAATTTCTTGCGGTAG
- a CDS encoding ABC transporter ATP-binding protein, giving the protein MESPRGCFLCLKAWRHVVLTAVANAPLPGSPNLEPTETPARRGFLARWFDSETRIYPPYDIAKAVSDKQLRGLWRLSKGFRPTYVGAAASLAIASTSRAFAFLFLAHVVDNVLSGPLESLTLPLIALIFLVLAAGEGAFTFLSGRLAARTAEGITWRLRNYIFDHVQRLTFRYHSKAQTGDLIQRSTSDVDAIRRFYADQAIGLGRIGLLFVVNVIALMSLNVPLTLISLIVIPALVVLSLIFFRKIGKAYEAYQEKDGVASTILQENLSGVRVVKAFARQRYEEGKYDKAIYDRFKEGRKLLLLHAAYWPTTDVLCGIQVAVGYFLGASMAISGEITVGTYIAYVGLIWQVINPLRNLGRIIVAMSEGGVSYKRIMEMLKQEREPIMEGIYQPEENLRGEIIFEDVGFEYEPGQPVAEGISFHAKPGQMIALMGSTGSGKTSLMGLLPRFYDYSSGRITLDGVELTDYSRDYLRQQIGIVEQEPFLFSRSIRENITYGVRREVTEEDIHEAARAAAVHDVIMAFPDGYNTIIGEKGVTLSGGQKQRVAIARTLLKDPRILILDDATSSVDTETEATIQEALERLMRGRTSFVIAHRIHTVMDADLILVLDKGKVVQAGSHEALLAQPGIYRQIYEVQTRIELELEREIANVG; this is encoded by the coding sequence ATGGAATCTCCCCGTGGGTGTTTTTTATGTCTAAAGGCATGGAGGCATGTCGTCTTGACCGCTGTGGCAAACGCTCCCTTACCGGGATCACCTAACCTAGAGCCAACCGAAACGCCCGCCCGTCGTGGGTTTTTGGCGCGTTGGTTCGATTCTGAGACGCGCATCTATCCGCCTTATGACATTGCCAAGGCGGTGAGCGACAAGCAGCTTCGTGGGCTGTGGCGTCTTTCAAAGGGCTTCCGTCCCACTTATGTGGGCGCGGCGGCAAGTTTGGCTATCGCCTCAACATCGCGGGCGTTCGCCTTCCTCTTTTTGGCGCACGTTGTCGATAACGTCTTGAGCGGACCGCTGGAAAGTCTGACGCTCCCGCTGATCGCCCTTATCTTCTTGGTGTTGGCGGCGGGCGAAGGGGCGTTCACCTTTCTGAGCGGGCGCTTGGCAGCACGCACGGCAGAGGGCATCACCTGGCGGCTGCGGAACTATATCTTTGATCATGTGCAGCGGCTCACCTTCCGCTACCACAGCAAAGCGCAGACGGGCGACCTGATCCAGCGCTCCACCTCCGATGTGGACGCCATCCGGCGCTTCTATGCCGACCAAGCAATTGGTCTGGGGCGCATTGGCTTGCTATTCGTGGTGAATGTGATCGCCCTGATGAGCTTAAACGTGCCGCTGACGCTCATCTCGTTGATCGTGATTCCGGCGTTGGTCGTCCTCTCGCTGATCTTCTTCCGCAAGATTGGGAAGGCGTATGAGGCATACCAAGAAAAAGACGGCGTGGCATCGACCATCCTCCAAGAAAACCTGAGCGGTGTCCGCGTCGTGAAGGCGTTTGCCCGCCAACGCTATGAGGAAGGCAAGTACGACAAGGCAATTTATGATCGCTTCAAAGAAGGGCGAAAGCTGCTCTTGCTTCATGCCGCATATTGGCCCACCACCGACGTTCTGTGCGGGATACAAGTGGCAGTGGGATATTTCCTCGGCGCAAGCATGGCGATCAGCGGAGAGATCACTGTTGGGACGTACATCGCCTATGTTGGTCTGATCTGGCAGGTGATCAACCCGCTGCGCAACTTGGGGCGGATTATCGTTGCCATGAGCGAAGGCGGCGTCTCTTACAAGCGCATCATGGAGATGCTCAAGCAAGAACGCGAACCGATTATGGAGGGTATCTACCAACCCGAAGAAAATCTGCGCGGCGAGATCATCTTTGAGGACGTTGGCTTTGAATACGAGCCGGGGCAGCCCGTTGCCGAGGGAATCAGTTTTCACGCCAAACCGGGGCAGATGATCGCCTTGATGGGATCAACCGGATCGGGAAAGACCTCGCTGATGGGCTTGCTCCCGCGCTTTTATGACTACAGCAGCGGGCGGATCACGCTGGATGGGGTGGAACTGACCGACTACAGCCGAGATTACCTCCGCCAACAGATCGGGATCGTGGAACAAGAGCCGTTTCTATTTTCCCGCTCAATCCGCGAGAACATCACCTATGGCGTTCGGCGCGAGGTGACCGAGGAGGATATTCATGAGGCAGCGCGGGCGGCAGCCGTCCACGATGTAATCATGGCGTTCCCCGATGGGTACAATACGATCATCGGAGAAAAGGGCGTGACACTCTCTGGCGGGCAAAAGCAGCGCGTCGCTATCGCCCGTACCCTGTTGAAAGACCCGCGTATCCTGATCTTGGACGACGCCACATCTTCGGTGGACACCGAGACCGAGGCAACCATCCAAGAGGCGCTCGAACGGTTGATGCGCGGGCGGACGAGTTTCGTCATTGCCCACCGCATCCATACCGTCATGGATGCCGACCTGATCCTTGTCTTGGATAAGGGTAAGGTGGTGCAGGCAGGCAGCCACGAGGCGCTGTTGGCACAGCCGGGCATTTACCGTCAAATCTACGAGGTGCAAACCCGCATCGAATTGGAATTGGAAAGGGAAATCGCCAATGTCGGATAG
- a CDS encoding ABC transporter ATP-binding protein, producing MSDSHQFEEQEFSTKFDGKILRRIAGLVTPHWRWVVGFLVSIALVSGIEAYFTYLNKRIIDEGIMTGNRDLVGSFALQYALLMFFLAGCVIVFISLAGILGQRVEYELRGKLFKHLQTLSLSYFSKTPVGWIMSRVTSDSERISELVTWGLLDVSWAVMNILTSLFFMLTISWQLTLVVFLVLPVLVRVAAWFQKRILTEYRDVRKQNSKITGAYNENITGVRVVKALRREEKNLEEFGVLTKGMYRSSFKAAWLSALFLPAVQMLSAAALGAIVWVGGTQNQQGLITVGGIQAFVSYVFFMLWPVADLARVYAQMQQALASAERTFSLADAVPEVSDTPNAYDPGTIQGEIVFENVNFWYDADKPVLKNLNLRVKHGETIALVGPTGAGKSTIVNLICRFYEPKDGRITINGTDYRDYSLHGIQSRIGIVLQTPHLFSGSVRENIRYGRLEATDAEVEEAAAMAGAHEFITRLAKGYEEEVGEGGNLLSVGQKQLISLARAILAQPEVFVMDEATSSVDTLTEALIQRGMETLMQGRTSFIIAHRLSTIRRADRILVIEDGGIAEQGSHAELMRQKGHYYRLYTNQFRHEREAAYDPFKAAAETVAVAKESVPEPHDERGEVELEGVAALGK from the coding sequence ATGTCGGATAGTCATCAATTCGAGGAACAAGAGTTCAGCACGAAATTCGATGGAAAGATTCTCCGTCGGATTGCCGGGCTGGTCACCCCGCATTGGCGGTGGGTTGTCGGCTTCCTCGTCAGCATCGCCCTTGTCAGCGGCATCGAGGCGTACTTCACCTACCTGAATAAGCGCATCATTGACGAAGGGATTATGACCGGCAACCGCGATCTGGTTGGGTCGTTCGCCCTTCAATATGCCTTGCTCATGTTCTTCTTGGCGGGCTGTGTGATCGTGTTCATCTCGTTGGCGGGCATCTTGGGGCAGCGTGTAGAGTATGAACTGCGGGGGAAGTTGTTCAAACACCTCCAAACGCTTTCCCTGAGCTACTTCAGCAAGACACCCGTCGGCTGGATCATGTCCCGCGTGACGAGCGACTCGGAACGCATTTCGGAACTCGTCACCTGGGGGCTGTTGGACGTATCGTGGGCGGTGATGAACATCCTCACCTCGCTCTTTTTCATGCTCACCATCAGTTGGCAGTTGACCCTCGTCGTGTTTTTGGTGCTGCCTGTGTTGGTTCGCGTGGCGGCGTGGTTTCAAAAGCGCATCCTCACCGAATACCGTGATGTGCGCAAACAAAACAGCAAGATCACCGGCGCCTACAACGAGAACATCACCGGTGTACGGGTGGTGAAGGCACTCCGCCGCGAGGAAAAGAACCTTGAGGAATTCGGCGTCCTTACCAAAGGGATGTACCGTTCGTCGTTCAAAGCGGCGTGGCTCTCGGCGCTCTTTCTCCCTGCGGTGCAGATGCTCAGTGCGGCGGCGCTAGGGGCAATCGTCTGGGTGGGCGGGACGCAAAACCAACAAGGCTTGATCACCGTCGGTGGGATTCAAGCCTTTGTCAGCTATGTGTTCTTTATGTTGTGGCCCGTTGCCGACCTTGCGCGGGTCTATGCCCAGATGCAGCAGGCGCTTGCCTCGGCAGAGCGGACATTCTCCCTTGCCGATGCTGTGCCGGAAGTCTCGGATACACCCAATGCGTATGACCCCGGCACCATTCAAGGCGAGATCGTCTTTGAGAATGTCAATTTCTGGTACGATGCCGATAAACCTGTCTTGAAAAACCTGAATCTGCGGGTGAAGCATGGCGAAACGATTGCCCTTGTCGGTCCGACGGGTGCGGGAAAGTCAACGATTGTGAATCTCATCTGTCGGTTCTACGAGCCGAAAGATGGGCGGATCACGATCAACGGGACGGACTACCGCGATTACAGCCTGCACGGGATACAATCGCGGATCGGGATCGTCCTTCAGACGCCGCACTTGTTCAGCGGATCGGTGCGCGAAAACATCCGCTACGGACGCCTTGAAGCGACGGATGCCGAAGTCGAAGAAGCGGCAGCAATGGCGGGAGCGCATGAATTCATCACGCGCTTGGCAAAGGGTTACGAGGAAGAAGTTGGCGAGGGCGGGAATTTGCTCTCTGTTGGGCAAAAGCAGTTGATCAGTTTGGCGCGGGCGATCTTGGCACAGCCGGAAGTGTTCGTCATGGACGAGGCAACCAGTTCCGTCGATACGCTCACCGAGGCGCTCATCCAACGCGGGATGGAAACGCTGATGCAAGGGCGGACGAGTTTCATCATCGCCCACCGTCTCAGCACCATCCGCCGCGCTGATCGTATCCTTGTCATTGAAGATGGGGGCATTGCCGAGCAAGGCTCCCATGCGGAACTGATGCGCCAGAAAGGGCATTACTACCGTCTGTATACGAATCAGTTCCGGCACGAGCGCGAAGCCGCCTACGATCCATTCAAGGCGGCGGCGGAAACGGTGGCAGTGGCGAAGGAAAGCGTGCCTGAACCGCACGATGAACGCGGTGAGGTTGAGTTGGAGGGTGTGGCAGCGTTAGGAAAGTAA